A region from the Janthinobacterium agaricidamnosum genome encodes:
- a CDS encoding CusA/CzcA family heavy metal efflux RND transporter, translated as MIDSIITSSVRSRWLVLFMTIIVAVIGAWQLNLLPIDVTPDITNKQVQINTVVPTLSPVEIEKRVTYPIETALSGLAGVETVRSFSRNGFSQVTAIFKENTDLYFMRQQVSERLARARADLPEEAQPQMGPVSTGLGEVFHYSVEFTHPEGKGAPRNDGKAGWQSDGSFLTDQGESLSDEVSKLAYLRTVQDWIVRPQLRTTPGVADVDSLGGYVKEYVVEPDSAKLVALGISYAELATALEASNVSVGANYIRRSGEAYLVRADGRARSADEIARAVIATRNGVPIMVSQVAKVTIGGELRRGAASRDGYETVIGSALMLVGANSRTVASAVGEKLKVVTKTLPAGITIVPTLDRSQLVVATITTVAKNLAEGALLVIVILFALLGNWRAAIIAALVIPLSLLMSAIGMNSMGISGNLMSLGALDFGLIIDGAVIIVENTLRRLAQRQHQEGRLLLLKERLEEVVASSREMLRPTIYGQLVIFLVFLPCLSFQGVEGKMFSPMVITLMLALGSAFVLSLTFVPALIAVMMNGKVAEHEVKAIVMTKNRYEPLLRRAVARPLPFIGAGVAVLILAGVAFSFVGREFMPTLDEHNLNLSSVRIPSTPIEASAALDLPIERAILSLPEVKTVYSKAGTASLAADPMPPNASDNYVILKPKEEWPAGITTKEQVIERIRAKTAPIIGNNYDVTQPIEMRFNELIGGVRSDVAVKVFGDDLDKLAQNAKEIAAVLRKVPGAADVRVAQTEGFPTFDISFDRAAIARYGLTVKEVADTVATALAGRSAGQIFEGDRRFDIVVRLPPALRDNLDELGALPIMLPATGEQVRQSVPLRQLVEFRFTQGLNEVSRDNGKRRIYVEANVVGRDMGSYVDEAQQRLQKEVKLAPGSWIEWGGQFQNLRAATERLMIIVPICFVLISVALYMAIGNAMLTATVLTAVPLALAGGVFALVLRGIPFSISAAVGFIAVSGVAVLNGLVLISAVNKRIADGMEASKAVIDGAMERLRPVLMTALVASLGFVPMAIATGTGAEVQKPLATVVIGGLVTATILTLFVLPAIAGIVLRRRRTVKDDGDTSGTVPVLVAEPKPV; from the coding sequence ATGATTGATTCCATAATTACCAGCTCCGTTCGGTCGCGTTGGCTGGTCCTGTTCATGACCATCATCGTGGCGGTGATCGGTGCGTGGCAGCTCAATTTACTGCCAATTGATGTCACACCGGACATCACCAACAAGCAAGTGCAGATCAATACTGTCGTTCCGACACTAAGTCCGGTCGAAATCGAAAAGCGCGTGACCTATCCGATCGAGACTGCGCTTTCCGGCTTGGCCGGCGTCGAGACTGTGCGCTCGTTCTCGCGTAACGGTTTTAGCCAGGTCACCGCCATCTTCAAGGAAAATACCGATCTCTATTTCATGCGTCAGCAAGTTTCTGAACGCTTGGCGCGGGCACGGGCAGATCTGCCTGAGGAGGCCCAACCGCAGATGGGTCCGGTGTCTACCGGGCTTGGTGAAGTGTTTCACTATAGTGTGGAGTTCACCCATCCTGAAGGCAAGGGAGCACCGCGTAACGATGGCAAGGCCGGCTGGCAAAGTGATGGCAGCTTTTTGACCGATCAGGGCGAGAGCCTGTCCGACGAAGTGTCAAAACTGGCGTACCTGCGTACAGTCCAGGACTGGATCGTGCGTCCGCAATTGCGTACGACACCGGGTGTGGCCGATGTCGATTCCTTGGGTGGTTACGTCAAGGAATACGTGGTCGAACCTGATTCCGCCAAATTGGTTGCGCTAGGCATTTCGTACGCCGAACTCGCCACCGCACTCGAAGCATCCAACGTGTCGGTGGGTGCCAATTACATTCGTCGCTCCGGCGAAGCTTATCTGGTGCGCGCGGACGGCCGCGCCCGCAGTGCCGACGAGATAGCGCGCGCAGTAATTGCTACCCGTAACGGTGTACCGATTATGGTCAGTCAGGTTGCCAAGGTTACCATCGGTGGCGAGTTGCGCCGTGGCGCGGCAAGTCGCGATGGCTACGAAACGGTGATCGGTAGCGCGCTGATGCTGGTTGGTGCAAACAGCCGCACAGTCGCCAGCGCCGTCGGCGAAAAGCTGAAGGTGGTGACTAAAACGCTTCCTGCCGGCATCACTATCGTGCCAACGCTGGATCGCTCACAACTGGTGGTTGCCACCATTACCACTGTCGCGAAAAATCTGGCTGAGGGCGCGCTGCTGGTGATCGTCATTCTGTTTGCATTGTTGGGCAACTGGCGCGCAGCGATCATCGCCGCATTGGTCATCCCACTATCGCTGCTGATGAGCGCCATCGGCATGAATTCGATGGGGATCTCCGGCAACCTGATGAGCCTTGGTGCGCTCGACTTTGGTCTGATCATCGATGGCGCCGTGATCATCGTTGAAAATACCTTGCGCCGCTTGGCCCAACGCCAGCATCAAGAAGGGCGACTCCTGTTGCTGAAGGAACGTCTGGAAGAAGTGGTGGCGTCATCACGCGAAATGCTTCGTCCCACCATTTACGGCCAATTGGTGATCTTCCTGGTGTTTCTGCCTTGTCTGAGCTTCCAAGGCGTGGAAGGAAAGATGTTCTCGCCGATGGTGATCACTCTGATGCTCGCCCTGGGCTCAGCTTTCGTCCTGTCGCTGACGTTCGTGCCGGCGCTGATCGCGGTAATGATGAACGGGAAAGTGGCCGAGCATGAGGTCAAAGCTATCGTCATGACGAAAAACCGCTATGAGCCGCTGCTGCGCCGTGCTGTAGCGCGACCGCTGCCGTTTATCGGCGCCGGTGTCGCCGTACTGATACTTGCAGGTGTGGCCTTCAGCTTTGTTGGTCGCGAGTTCATGCCTACCCTCGATGAGCATAATCTGAATCTGTCTTCGGTACGTATCCCGTCGACGCCGATCGAAGCATCGGCAGCACTTGACCTGCCGATCGAGCGCGCCATTCTGTCACTTCCGGAAGTCAAAACCGTGTATTCGAAAGCTGGTACCGCCAGCTTGGCGGCCGACCCGATGCCACCGAACGCGTCGGATAACTACGTGATTCTGAAACCGAAGGAGGAATGGCCTGCAGGCATCACCACCAAAGAACAGGTCATCGAACGTATCCGCGCCAAGACTGCGCCTATCATCGGTAACAACTATGACGTCACTCAGCCGATTGAAATGCGCTTCAATGAGCTGATCGGCGGCGTGCGCAGTGATGTCGCCGTCAAGGTCTTTGGTGATGATCTGGACAAGCTCGCCCAAAATGCCAAGGAAATTGCAGCAGTGCTGCGCAAGGTGCCAGGTGCGGCCGACGTGCGAGTGGCGCAAACGGAAGGGTTTCCGACATTCGACATTTCGTTTGACCGTGCCGCTATCGCTCGATATGGCCTGACAGTCAAAGAAGTTGCCGACACTGTGGCCACTGCGCTGGCGGGCCGTTCGGCCGGTCAGATCTTTGAAGGCGACCGGCGTTTCGATATTGTCGTGCGCTTGCCGCCGGCACTGCGCGACAACCTTGATGAGCTGGGTGCTTTGCCCATCATGCTGCCAGCCACCGGTGAACAAGTGCGCCAGTCAGTGCCACTGCGTCAGCTTGTGGAATTCCGCTTTACCCAAGGCTTGAACGAAGTCAGCCGCGACAATGGCAAGCGCCGTATCTATGTCGAGGCCAATGTCGTCGGCCGCGATATGGGCAGCTATGTCGACGAAGCGCAGCAGCGCCTGCAGAAAGAGGTCAAATTGGCGCCAGGTTCATGGATTGAATGGGGTGGCCAATTCCAAAACCTGCGTGCGGCGACCGAACGTCTGATGATCATTGTGCCTATCTGCTTCGTGCTGATCTCTGTCGCGTTGTACATGGCAATCGGAAATGCGATGTTGACGGCAACCGTGCTGACGGCTGTGCCGCTGGCGTTGGCAGGAGGCGTGTTTGCATTGGTACTGCGCGGCATTCCGTTCTCGATTTCAGCAGCAGTGGGCTTCATTGCCGTATCTGGCGTGGCCGTGCTCAACGGCCTGGTGCTCATCTCTGCTGTCAATAAACGGATAGCTGATGGCATGGAAGCTTCCAAGGCGGTAATCGACGGTGCAATGGAGCGTCTGCGGCCTGTCCTGATGACCGCATTGGTGGCCTCCCTGGGCTTCGTGCCGATGGCAATTGCCACCGGCACAGGCGCCGAAGTGCAAAAACCACTTGCGACTGTGGTCATCGGGGGCCTTGTGACGGCCACCATCCTGACGCTGTTCGTACTCCCGGCTATAGCAGGTATCGTTTTGCGTCGTCGCCGTACCGTCAAGGACGATGGGGATACCAGCGGCACCGTGCCTGTACTTGTGGCTGAGCCTAAGCCGGTGTAA
- a CDS encoding metal-sensing transcriptional repressor, with protein sequence MSIHNSHSAIIKRLKRAGGHLSSIVAMLEEDRPCVEIAQQLQAVESAIGSAKKALIHDHISECLTVTSADTQGHDRNVAAEFRAIAKYL encoded by the coding sequence ATGTCAATTCATAATTCGCATTCAGCGATCATAAAGCGCCTCAAGCGTGCCGGCGGCCACCTTAGCAGCATTGTCGCCATGCTGGAGGAGGATCGCCCTTGTGTAGAAATCGCGCAACAGTTGCAGGCAGTCGAAAGTGCCATCGGTTCGGCCAAAAAAGCACTCATACACGACCATATCAGTGAATGCCTGACCGTTACCAGTGCCGATACACAAGGGCATGACCGAAATGTTGCTGCGGAATTCAGAGCTATCGCCAAGTACTTATAG
- a CDS encoding efflux RND transporter periplasmic adaptor subunit: MTEKPRRAINLPLAAALVAIAAAAGFGAAQWTGTKKAPVVAAVASSTPAAAVEPVQEVNIPGEYLKAAGIAVEAVAAGGLRSEILAPGSVAAQPNSEAVIVARAAGNIARINRQLGDTVKAGETLATVESMEAAGLAAERTVANAKAELARKNQAREASLFEQGVTPRADLEAAQATLAVAESEAQRANAVARAAKVAADGRSVAVVSPIAGKVTFNAATLGSFVQPQTELFRVAGTGPVQIEAAVSSADIIRISSGDQATVIASNGMPVDATVRSVTSTVNGATRSATVILTPTAATAALVVGEGVRVRLHVKGQGDGLVVPEEAVQNLEGRDVVFVRSQKGFRIQPVLVGIRSGGVAQIVSGVKAGDQVATRNAFLVKADMIKSGKEE, translated from the coding sequence ATGACAGAAAAACCACGTCGCGCCATTAACCTGCCGCTCGCCGCAGCCCTGGTGGCAATCGCTGCCGCCGCCGGCTTCGGCGCCGCGCAATGGACCGGGACCAAAAAGGCACCGGTTGTTGCAGCGGTGGCCTCTTCCACACCTGCTGCGGCCGTAGAGCCGGTACAGGAAGTTAATATTCCTGGTGAATACCTCAAAGCTGCCGGCATCGCGGTTGAAGCCGTTGCTGCAGGCGGTCTGCGCTCCGAGATCCTGGCGCCAGGTTCGGTTGCCGCTCAACCTAACAGCGAAGCCGTCATTGTTGCCCGCGCGGCGGGCAACATCGCACGGATCAATCGCCAGTTAGGCGATACCGTGAAGGCCGGCGAAACGCTCGCTACCGTCGAAAGTATGGAAGCAGCAGGCCTTGCTGCGGAGCGCACCGTCGCCAATGCCAAGGCTGAACTCGCTCGCAAGAACCAAGCGCGTGAAGCCTCGCTATTCGAACAGGGTGTCACGCCGCGTGCTGATCTTGAAGCGGCACAGGCGACGCTGGCCGTTGCCGAAAGCGAGGCACAACGCGCCAACGCCGTGGCTCGTGCCGCGAAGGTGGCCGCCGATGGCAGATCGGTAGCCGTCGTCAGCCCGATCGCCGGCAAGGTCACGTTTAACGCCGCCACACTGGGCAGTTTTGTGCAGCCTCAGACCGAATTATTTCGCGTCGCTGGCACAGGTCCGGTACAGATTGAAGCTGCCGTCTCATCCGCCGACATCATCCGCATCTCCAGTGGCGACCAGGCGACCGTGATAGCGTCCAATGGCATGCCAGTCGATGCCACTGTGCGCTCGGTAACATCGACGGTCAACGGTGCTACGCGCTCCGCGACCGTGATACTGACGCCGACTGCCGCCACCGCGGCGCTGGTCGTCGGCGAAGGCGTGCGGGTACGCCTGCACGTCAAGGGTCAAGGCGACGGCTTGGTGGTACCGGAGGAAGCGGTACAAAACCTTGAGGGTCGTGACGTGGTGTTCGTGCGCAGCCAGAAAGGCTTTCGCATCCAACCAGTACTGGTGGGCATACGTAGCGGCGGTGTGGCGCAGATCGTCTCCGGCGTCAAGGCCGGCGACCAGGTCGCCACTCGCAACGCCTTTCTCGTGAAGGCCGACATGATTAAGTCTGGCAAGGAAGAATAA
- a CDS encoding SAM-dependent methyltransferase, producing the protein MTINAAVPTLDKPREVAAWLQQRPTAQALRTAFPDEWITMEQELQAALSQRDSARLHHLLHPAMPPGGNPRHARRELVRVAVRQRMAALTIEHYGMAAVTGKASGTMRFNLFNGWLAQRLLFRRDLERKAVPLLWFRLLWPLVWQKRLLMPLVTRKGIYCFYSDAFVRRVAEIIGERSCLEIAAGDGTLSRFLRQEGIQVRATDNYSWHDRISFPADVERLEAIAAIRKYAPEVVLCSWPPSQNNFEREVFQTASVRIYLVVVSIHHFASGNWSDYASQQSFAMEHRPDLARLLLPPELGCDVLLFRRNGSRAESSRGEHD; encoded by the coding sequence ATGACCATCAACGCTGCCGTGCCAACATTGGACAAGCCACGCGAGGTCGCCGCTTGGCTGCAGCAACGCCCGACTGCTCAGGCGTTGCGCACAGCATTTCCAGATGAATGGATAACGATGGAACAGGAACTGCAAGCGGCATTGTCACAACGTGATTCAGCCCGCCTTCACCATTTGCTCCATCCTGCCATGCCGCCTGGTGGGAACCCCAGGCATGCACGACGTGAGCTCGTGCGCGTAGCGGTACGCCAGCGTATGGCCGCGCTGACAATTGAGCACTATGGAATGGCGGCGGTCACAGGGAAAGCATCGGGCACGATGCGTTTCAACCTGTTCAACGGCTGGCTGGCACAGCGCCTGCTGTTCCGACGTGACCTCGAACGCAAAGCTGTGCCATTGCTATGGTTTCGTTTGTTGTGGCCTCTGGTCTGGCAAAAGCGCCTGCTGATGCCACTGGTAACGCGCAAGGGCATCTACTGTTTTTATTCAGATGCCTTCGTTAGGCGGGTAGCAGAAATCATCGGCGAGCGGTCTTGCCTGGAAATTGCCGCAGGCGACGGGACGTTGAGCCGTTTCTTGCGTCAGGAAGGAATCCAGGTACGGGCAACTGATAACTATAGCTGGCATGACCGGATCAGCTTTCCGGCTGACGTGGAGCGGCTTGAGGCCATTGCGGCAATACGAAAATATGCCCCCGAGGTTGTGTTGTGCTCCTGGCCGCCATCGCAAAACAATTTCGAGCGCGAAGTCTTCCAAACAGCAAGCGTACGGATCTACTTGGTGGTGGTGAGCATTCACCATTTTGCTAGTGGGAACTGGAGTGATTATGCATCCCAACAGTCATTTGCAATGGAACACAGACCGGATCTGGCGCGTCTGCTGCTGCCGCCTGAACTGGGTTGTGATGTTCTCCTGTTCCGGCGCAATGGATCAAGGGCGGAAAGTAGCCGTGGCGAGCATGATTAA
- a CDS encoding MFS transporter: protein MLNILANRTYRHLFLAQIIALVGTGLLTVALGLLAYKLAGTNAGSVLGTALAIKMLAYVLIAPVVGAFANMLPRRAFLVAMDLVRAGVALSLPFVTQIWQIYLLIFFLQSASAAFTPTFQATIPDVLPEESDYTRALSLSRMAYDMETLVSPILAAALLSIISYHWLFGGTVIGFICSAALVVSVSLPQSPAVPATGSIYAKTFRGIAIYLRTPRLRGLLGLNLAAAAGSSMVIVNTVVYVQSKLLRPSSDVPFALAAFGCGSMLIALFLPKLLDQRPDRPAMLAGAALMGGGLIAGAFVATMGGAYEWPALLMTWFVIGVGYSTTLTPSGRLLRRSASSDSRPAVFAAQFSLSHVCWLITYPIAGFMGAKFGMPATFVVLAAITIVGVAVAAIAWPANDPDVIEHRHTGLADQEHLHQGGQNDTDTHEHVFVIDEHHRRWPD, encoded by the coding sequence ATGTTAAATATATTGGCCAATCGTACATACAGGCACCTGTTCTTGGCACAAATTATTGCCTTGGTGGGCACCGGTTTGCTGACCGTAGCGTTGGGTTTGCTTGCATATAAGCTTGCTGGCACCAATGCCGGCAGCGTGTTGGGAACCGCTCTGGCGATCAAGATGCTCGCTTACGTGCTGATCGCCCCCGTGGTCGGTGCCTTTGCCAACATGCTCCCGCGCCGCGCCTTCTTGGTCGCAATGGATTTGGTACGCGCCGGCGTCGCGTTATCACTTCCGTTCGTGACACAGATATGGCAGATTTATCTGCTGATCTTTTTTCTCCAATCGGCCTCAGCCGCCTTTACCCCTACCTTCCAGGCAACGATTCCCGATGTTTTGCCAGAGGAAAGCGATTACACGCGAGCATTGTCCCTCTCGCGTATGGCCTACGATATGGAAACCCTGGTGAGCCCGATATTAGCGGCCGCTTTGCTATCGATAATCAGTTACCACTGGCTTTTTGGTGGCACGGTGATCGGTTTCATCTGCTCGGCGGCGCTGGTCGTTTCAGTGTCGCTGCCGCAATCACCAGCGGTGCCAGCGACCGGCAGCATCTATGCCAAGACCTTTCGCGGCATCGCCATTTACCTGCGCACGCCACGCCTACGTGGACTGTTGGGCCTGAACCTGGCCGCAGCGGCGGGCAGTTCCATGGTCATCGTCAATACGGTGGTGTATGTGCAAAGTAAGCTTCTCCGCCCCAGCTCCGATGTGCCATTCGCGCTGGCTGCATTTGGCTGTGGCTCGATGCTGATCGCGTTGTTCTTGCCCAAGTTACTCGATCAGCGGCCGGATCGTCCGGCCATGCTGGCAGGTGCTGCACTGATGGGCGGCGGCCTGATTGCGGGCGCTTTTGTAGCCACCATGGGCGGGGCCTACGAATGGCCCGCCCTCCTTATGACCTGGTTTGTAATCGGCGTCGGTTACTCCACCACTCTCACGCCCAGTGGCCGACTTTTACGCCGATCGGCTAGCTCCGATAGCCGGCCAGCGGTATTCGCCGCGCAATTTTCGCTCTCGCACGTATGCTGGTTGATCACGTATCCAATCGCCGGCTTCATGGGCGCCAAGTTTGGCATGCCAGCCACTTTCGTGGTGCTGGCAGCGATTACGATAGTGGGCGTGGCGGTTGCCGCGATCGCCTGGCCAGCCAACGATCCGGATGTCATTGAGCATCGCCATACCGGCCTGGCTGACCAGGAACACCTGCACCAGGGCGGGCAAAACGATACTGATACGCATGAACATGTATTTGTCATCGATGAGCATCACCGGCGCTGGCCGGACTGA
- a CDS encoding HupE/UreJ family protein encodes MFFLSQIDGGRTLLRQRPLRHLRWVIGTLLLYFLTLSLAHAHGIAQGDKGYISEITGVHFLSFMYLGAKHMFTGYDHILFLFGVIFFLYKLKDIGLYVSLFAIGHSSTMLLGVFMGTTINGYLIDAIIGLSVVYKALDNVGAFQRWFGVQPNTKVATLIFGLFHGFGLATKIQEYEISPDGLLANMIGFNVGVEIGQLLALSAILIGMGYWRRTSSFLKHAYTANTVMMTAGFMLIGYQLTGYFTS; translated from the coding sequence ATGTTTTTTCTGTCTCAAATCGACGGTGGGAGAACGCTTTTACGTCAGCGTCCCCTCCGTCACCTGCGGTGGGTCATCGGCACGCTGCTCTTGTACTTTCTCACGCTCTCCCTGGCCCATGCTCATGGCATCGCCCAGGGTGACAAGGGCTATATTTCCGAGATCACTGGCGTGCACTTTTTGTCCTTTATGTATCTGGGCGCCAAGCACATGTTCACTGGCTACGATCACATCCTCTTCCTGTTCGGCGTGATCTTTTTTCTGTACAAGCTCAAAGATATCGGACTGTATGTCAGCTTGTTCGCCATCGGCCATTCCAGCACGATGTTGCTCGGCGTGTTCATGGGTACGACGATCAATGGCTACCTGATTGACGCGATTATCGGTTTATCTGTGGTCTACAAGGCCCTGGACAACGTCGGCGCATTCCAGCGCTGGTTTGGGGTGCAGCCCAACACCAAGGTCGCAACACTCATCTTTGGCTTGTTCCACGGATTTGGCTTGGCCACCAAGATTCAGGAATATGAAATTTCTCCTGATGGGCTACTGGCGAACATGATCGGATTTAACGTCGGTGTAGAGATAGGTCAACTGCTCGCACTATCAGCCATTCTGATTGGTATGGGCTACTGGCGTCGTACCAGTAGTTTCCTCAAGCATGCCTATACCGCCAACACCGTGATGATGACCGCAGGCTTCATGCTGATTGGCTATCAGCTCACCGGTTATTTCACATCTTAA
- a CDS encoding TolC family protein codes for MYRLSVSPCALARGKLTGIVLSLFVGAAQAADAPSLAALLQQSETQAPALLEQAATVRAAGADARQARAWANPSLGYTGENLGAPKMDGVSQRQDTYTLTQVFEIGGKRSARIEAEQRKADAVGARERQIRIAFANELAVAYATAEAMQLRKQVADAELARANDDFRATTALVQAGREAQLRLAQARASVSAAEAAVQSAVADATDALERLSAVAGADQPYTGISHPFLDHAIAPRSDQRWTTDASPALASARAESDALTAQVRMEQKRWVPDVGVSAGMRKFGWSNERAAIIGVNINIPLFDRNQHGVTAARERASAAEQRVEAARLEAQATHRAAQARVVATERRLQAAEQGETAAVDAYRLGRAGYDAGKTPLIELLAIRRALSEAQALSIEARLARVRALATLFTAEGRIAFGVTP; via the coding sequence ATGTACAGGTTATCCGTGAGTCCGTGCGCACTTGCGCGCGGCAAACTGACAGGCATCGTCCTGTCTCTATTCGTGGGCGCTGCCCAAGCGGCCGACGCGCCATCGCTGGCTGCACTATTGCAACAATCTGAAACGCAGGCACCGGCGCTGCTGGAGCAGGCCGCCACGGTGCGCGCTGCCGGCGCCGATGCGCGCCAGGCACGCGCCTGGGCTAACCCTTCGCTGGGTTACACCGGCGAAAATCTTGGCGCACCCAAGATGGACGGCGTCAGCCAGCGCCAAGACACTTATACCTTAACGCAGGTATTCGAGATCGGAGGCAAGCGCAGCGCCCGTATCGAAGCGGAGCAACGCAAGGCCGATGCGGTGGGCGCGCGCGAACGTCAGATTCGCATTGCTTTCGCCAATGAATTGGCAGTCGCCTACGCCACGGCAGAGGCCATGCAATTGCGAAAACAAGTGGCCGATGCCGAACTGGCTCGCGCCAACGATGACTTTCGCGCGACAACGGCGCTGGTGCAAGCCGGCCGTGAAGCCCAGCTGCGCTTGGCACAAGCGCGCGCCAGCGTATCTGCCGCCGAAGCAGCGGTTCAGTCGGCCGTGGCTGACGCTACTGATGCGCTGGAGCGATTATCTGCGGTAGCTGGCGCCGATCAGCCATACACCGGCATCAGCCATCCGTTTCTCGACCACGCAATAGCACCCCGTAGCGATCAACGCTGGACGACCGACGCGTCGCCAGCGCTGGCCAGCGCGCGTGCAGAAAGCGACGCATTAACGGCGCAAGTGAGGATGGAGCAAAAACGCTGGGTTCCCGATGTGGGTGTTAGCGCAGGCATGCGGAAGTTTGGCTGGAGTAACGAGCGTGCCGCCATCATTGGCGTCAACATCAACATCCCCTTGTTTGATCGCAATCAGCATGGCGTGACAGCCGCGCGTGAGCGGGCCAGCGCCGCCGAACAGCGTGTGGAAGCGGCGCGGTTGGAAGCACAGGCAACGCACCGCGCCGCACAAGCCCGGGTGGTGGCTACAGAGCGACGCCTCCAAGCCGCCGAACAGGGCGAAACTGCCGCAGTCGACGCCTATCGATTGGGGCGAGCCGGCTATGACGCTGGCAAGACACCACTGATCGAATTACTGGCTATCCGGCGCGCATTATCCGAAGCACAGGCTCTCTCCATTGAAGCCCGCTTGGCGCGCGTGCGCGCCCTCGCTACCCTTTTCACGGCCGAAGGCCGCATCGCATTTGGAGTTACACCATGA
- a CDS encoding heavy metal sensor histidine kinase produces the protein MRVSNWSLTAQLGALFAFISVFVFSVLGIYLYQALASQLQERDDTNLVECILFIRHVLEETADVDSIRLHPHRFLEAVNIHGEFSLLIQAKNREILVRNNVQYSFTDAAAPIPAAVIPEPSHVRNAVQRNEQNLRVIRALGSVGATGTEVTITLARSSNGLAAVLATYRLKVVIAGLIGAVLTALLGFIVVRCGLGKVKLFAGQAQQITAHNLEIRLDAQSAPAELRVLADSFNEVLNRLQSSLNNLSEFAGDLAHDLRTPLNNLMVQTEVVLSQPRETEEYQNLLSSNYEEFGRLARMVESMLFLARADHDQVALSTEQLDAHGELTRITEYFEGPASEAGVLLLLIATGTVHADAHLLRRAVSNLVSNAIRYTTRGNTIVLRTVADQDGVHLSVSNTGPSIVAEDLPRLFDRFYRSDKSRSSISASAGLGLAIVKSIMSLHHGSAQVQSEQDGVTTFTLFFPSASASVPSGNCRQRQTGKTFS, from the coding sequence GTGAGGGTCAGCAACTGGTCTCTCACCGCGCAGTTGGGAGCACTCTTTGCCTTTATTTCAGTGTTTGTGTTTTCCGTGCTTGGCATTTACCTTTATCAGGCGCTGGCAAGCCAACTCCAGGAACGGGACGATACCAACCTCGTGGAGTGCATTCTATTCATCAGACACGTTTTAGAGGAAACGGCTGATGTCGACTCGATCCGCCTGCATCCTCATCGTTTTTTGGAGGCAGTTAACATTCACGGAGAGTTTTCGTTGCTGATACAAGCTAAGAATAGGGAGATCTTGGTGCGTAATAATGTCCAGTACTCGTTCACGGATGCCGCCGCACCGATACCTGCAGCTGTGATACCTGAACCATCGCATGTTCGCAATGCCGTACAGCGCAACGAGCAAAATTTGCGAGTCATCCGTGCACTGGGTTCTGTTGGCGCCACCGGTACGGAAGTCACCATCACGCTTGCCCGCAGTAGCAATGGCCTTGCTGCGGTCTTAGCTACTTATAGATTGAAAGTTGTTATTGCAGGACTCATCGGCGCAGTGCTGACAGCGCTACTGGGCTTTATTGTCGTTCGTTGTGGCTTGGGGAAAGTGAAGTTATTTGCAGGTCAAGCACAACAGATTACGGCGCATAACCTTGAAATACGATTGGATGCACAATCGGCACCTGCTGAGCTAAGGGTTCTGGCCGATTCGTTTAACGAGGTGCTTAACCGCCTGCAAAGCAGTCTCAATAATCTGTCCGAATTTGCTGGCGACCTTGCTCATGATTTACGCACGCCGCTGAACAACCTGATGGTTCAGACCGAAGTCGTGTTATCTCAACCTAGAGAAACCGAGGAATATCAAAACCTGCTTTCATCTAACTATGAAGAATTTGGGCGGCTAGCGAGAATGGTGGAAAGCATGTTGTTCTTGGCTCGTGCAGATCACGATCAGGTTGCACTATCGACGGAACAACTGGACGCTCACGGCGAGCTCACGCGCATTACCGAGTACTTCGAAGGCCCCGCCTCCGAGGCTGGGGTTCTCCTTTTGCTGATTGCCACCGGCACGGTGCATGCCGACGCACACCTGCTGCGCCGCGCAGTAAGCAATCTGGTCTCCAACGCTATTCGTTACACGACAAGAGGCAACACCATCGTGTTGCGTACGGTGGCTGATCAAGATGGTGTGCACCTATCGGTTTCCAACACTGGCCCAAGTATTGTCGCGGAAGATTTGCCGCGCCTGTTCGACCGTTTTTACCGATCGGACAAATCAAGATCGAGCATTTCTGCATCAGCCGGATTAGGACTGGCCATCGTCAAGTCGATCATGTCCTTGCATCACGGAAGTGCTCAAGTTCAGAGCGAACAGGATGGTGTAACGACATTTACTTTATTTTTTCCAAGTGCCTCAGCGTCTGTACCTAGCGGCAATTGTCGGCAGCGACAAACGGGCAAGACTTTCTCCTGA